The following are from one region of the Camelus ferus isolate YT-003-E chromosome 13, BCGSAC_Cfer_1.0, whole genome shotgun sequence genome:
- the CDC42 gene encoding cell division control protein 42 homolog isoform X2, translating into MQTIKCVVVGDGAVGKTCLLISYTTNKFPSEYVPTVFDNYAVTVMIGGEPYTLGLFDTAGQEDYDRLRPLSYPQTDVFLVCFSVVSPSSFENVKEKWVPEITHHCPKTPFLLVGTQIDLRDDPSTIEKLAKNKQKPITPETAEKLARDLKAVKYVECSALTQRGLKNVFDEAILAALEPPETQPKRKCCIF; encoded by the exons ATGCAGACAATTAAGTGCGTTGTTGTGGGTGACGGTGCCGTTGGTAAAACATGTCTCCTGATATCCTACACAACAAACAAATTTCCATCTGAGTATGTACCGACT GTTTTTGACAACTATGCAGTCACAGTTATGATTGGTGGAGAGCCATATACTCTTGGACTTTTTGATACTGCAG GGCAGGAGGATTATGACAGATTACGACCGCTGAGTTATCCACAAACAGATGTATTTCTAGTCTGTTTTTCAGTGGTCTCTCCATCCTCgtttgaaaatgtgaaagaaaag TGGGTGCCTGAGATAACTCACCACTGTCCAAAGACTCCTTTCTTGCTTGTTGGGACCCAAATTGATCTCAGAGATGACCCCTCTACTATTGAGAAACTTGCCAAGAATAAACAGAAGCCTATCACTCCAGAGACTGCTGAAAAGCTGGCCCGTGACCTGAAGGCTGTCAAGTATGTGGAGTGTTCTGCACTCACACAG AGAGGTCTGAAGAATGTGTTTGATGAGGCTATCCTAGCTGCCCTCGAGCCTCCGGAAACTCAACCCAAAAGGAAGTGCTGTATATTCTAA
- the CDC42 gene encoding cell division control protein 42 homolog isoform X1, with protein MQTIKCVVVGDGAVGKTCLLISYTTNKFPSEYVPTVFDNYAVTVMIGGEPYTLGLFDTAGQEDYDRLRPLSYPQTDVFLVCFSVVSPSSFENVKEKWVPEITHHCPKTPFLLVGTQIDLRDDPSTIEKLAKNKQKPITPETAEKLARDLKAVKYVECSALTQKGLKNVFDEAILAALEPPEPKKSRRCVLL; from the exons ATGCAGACAATTAAGTGCGTTGTTGTGGGTGACGGTGCCGTTGGTAAAACATGTCTCCTGATATCCTACACAACAAACAAATTTCCATCTGAGTATGTACCGACT GTTTTTGACAACTATGCAGTCACAGTTATGATTGGTGGAGAGCCATATACTCTTGGACTTTTTGATACTGCAG GGCAGGAGGATTATGACAGATTACGACCGCTGAGTTATCCACAAACAGATGTATTTCTAGTCTGTTTTTCAGTGGTCTCTCCATCCTCgtttgaaaatgtgaaagaaaag TGGGTGCCTGAGATAACTCACCACTGTCCAAAGACTCCTTTCTTGCTTGTTGGGACCCAAATTGATCTCAGAGATGACCCCTCTACTATTGAGAAACTTGCCAAGAATAAACAGAAGCCTATCACTCCAGAGACTGCTGAAAAGCTGGCCCGTGACCTGAAGGCTGTCAAGTATGTGGAGTGTTCTGCACTCACACAG AAAGGCCTAAAGAATGTATTTGACGAAGCAATATTGGCTGCCCTGGAACCTCCGGAACCGAAGAAGAGCCGCAGGtgtgtgctgctatga